A DNA window from Trichosurus vulpecula isolate mTriVul1 chromosome 2, mTriVul1.pri, whole genome shotgun sequence contains the following coding sequences:
- the LOC118839499 gene encoding phospholipase A2, membrane associated-like yields MKTIFLLAVLIACGLSEVKGSLREFNSMIGKLTGKNALFSYGFYGCYCGWKGKGTPKDATDRCCFAHDCCYSKLMKKGCKPKTQSYKFTYKGGSITCGSGSYCQKQICACDRVAAFCMKRNLKSYSTKYRNYSNFLCRGKSPKC; encoded by the exons ATGAAGACCATCTTTCTGCTAGCTGTACTAATAGCCTGTG GCTTATCTGAGGTGAAAGGGAGCTTGAGAGAATTCAACAGCATGATTGGGAAGCTCACAGGGAAGAATGCATTGTTTAGCTATGGCTTCTACGGCTGTTATTGTGGCTGGAAAGGCAAAGGAACCCCCAAGGATGCTACTGACAG GTGCTGTTTCGCCCATGACTGCTGCTATTCAAAGCTGATGAAGAAAGGCTGCAAGCCCAAAACACAGAGCTACAAATTCACATACAAGGGTGGATCCATCACCTGTG GGTCTGGGAGCTACTGTCAGAAGCAAATCTGTGCCTGTGATCGAGTAGCTGCCTTCTGTATGAAGAGAAACCTGAAGAGTTACAGTACGAAGTATCGCAACTACTCCAATTTCCTATGTAGAGGGAAAAGTCCTAAATGCTGA